A DNA window from Planctomycetota bacterium contains the following coding sequences:
- a CDS encoding glycosyltransferase, giving the protein MSSLIELVEQVNRGEPIEPSALDVYHESSNSAEKFLAHHAAAQLGLRRSQQHILQALEAIDYADQKVLGQFLSVCGFLGMSDMRCGPVVKFGSSAINRREYALGIEAIGNGLRDDLASGGEWARDRTNATAAAWEYDRAAEGIGWTTDADIHWNNRLTRIAYITSQIADDDPATQTALAFARNADTQRFKIFAYGTEAGVRREGEQFKSEKPQPSSNRRGLKSIDAFDRAKVRTWLAPTDGDAQAAAQALAEQLIADQIDVVLIDADLGDPIAALISSWNVARVKINIARRAPLYTKGIDGVAYFDAVGFEQDKSFWSEREIEACHILEGIDPQATKSTAPSRSTYGIPESATVLATAIDDPSTISEPFVESVIDVLRAHPHAVFLLIGGGDFGWQKKRFEAAGVAKRVGYTGKRRDLPGFLKIADVYLAEFPSASATGVLQAMSVEKPVVALQWGDSPEHSTAAALVGSEATINGRDTAAYIERVCKFIRDTG; this is encoded by the coding sequence ATGTCGTCGCTTATCGAACTCGTCGAGCAGGTCAACCGTGGCGAACCGATCGAGCCGAGCGCGCTCGACGTGTATCACGAATCGTCCAACAGTGCCGAGAAGTTCCTCGCGCACCACGCCGCCGCCCAGCTCGGCTTGCGTCGCAGCCAACAGCACATCCTGCAAGCCCTCGAAGCGATCGACTACGCCGACCAGAAGGTGCTTGGCCAGTTCCTCTCGGTCTGCGGCTTCCTCGGCATGAGCGACATGCGGTGCGGGCCGGTGGTGAAGTTCGGCTCCTCGGCGATCAACCGCCGCGAGTACGCGTTGGGCATTGAGGCAATCGGCAACGGGCTGCGTGACGACCTGGCCAGCGGCGGCGAGTGGGCCCGCGACCGGACCAACGCGACGGCCGCCGCGTGGGAGTACGACCGCGCCGCCGAGGGCATCGGCTGGACCACCGACGCCGACATCCACTGGAACAACCGCCTCACGCGCATCGCCTACATCACCAGCCAGATCGCCGACGACGACCCGGCCACGCAGACGGCGCTGGCGTTCGCCCGCAACGCCGACACTCAGCGGTTCAAGATTTTCGCCTACGGCACCGAGGCCGGCGTGCGGCGTGAAGGCGAGCAGTTCAAATCCGAAAAGCCCCAGCCCAGCAGCAACCGCCGCGGGCTCAAGAGCATCGACGCCTTCGACCGGGCCAAGGTCCGCACCTGGCTCGCCCCGACCGACGGCGACGCGCAAGCCGCAGCGCAGGCCCTCGCCGAACAACTCATCGCCGATCAGATCGATGTCGTGCTCATCGACGCGGATCTGGGCGACCCGATCGCGGCGCTGATCAGCAGCTGGAACGTGGCCCGCGTGAAGATCAACATCGCCCGCCGGGCCCCGCTCTACACCAAGGGCATCGACGGCGTGGCGTATTTCGACGCGGTCGGCTTCGAGCAGGACAAGAGCTTCTGGAGCGAACGCGAGATCGAAGCGTGCCACATCCTCGAAGGCATCGACCCGCAAGCGACCAAGTCAACCGCACCGAGCCGATCGACCTACGGCATCCCCGAATCGGCGACCGTGCTCGCCACCGCGATCGACGATCCGTCGACGATCTCCGAGCCGTTCGTCGAGTCCGTCATCGACGTGCTGCGAGCGCATCCGCACGCGGTGTTCCTGCTGATCGGTGGTGGCGATTTCGGCTGGCAGAAGAAGCGGTTCGAAGCCGCCGGCGTAGCCAAGCGTGTCGGCTACACCGGCAAACGCCGCGACCTGCCCGGCTTCCTGAAGATCGCCGACGTGTACCTCGCGGAGTTCCCCAGCGCGTCGGCGACGGGCGTGCTGCAGGCGATGAGCGTGGAGAAGCCGGTCGTGGCGTTGCAATGGGGCGACAGCCCCGAACACTCGACGGCGGCGGCGCTGGTCGGGTCCGAGGCGACGATCAACGGCCGGGACACCGCCGCGTACATCGAGCGCGTCTGCAAGTTCATCCGCGACACAGGCT
- the dapF gene encoding diaminopimelate epimerase, with protein MPFIKMHGCGNDYIYVNGFEHDVADPVAFAKRFSDRHTGIGGDGLILMLPPEGDADCRMRMFNIDGSEGEMCGNGIRCVAKLFHDDVRPGVATVNVETPAGLRPIELAFDDGAAVGATVDMGEPRVGAEHNGADAEIDGLTLVSMGNPHAVKFVDDLDAVDLPREGPALATDPRFTNGINAHFVQVLGRDRLRVLHWERGSGPTLACGTGACAVCVAGKLAGLTGDRITAEVPGGELVLEWQQGGPVLMTGPAVEVFRGVVVQ; from the coding sequence ATCCCGTTCATCAAAATGCACGGCTGCGGCAACGACTACATCTACGTCAACGGCTTCGAGCATGACGTGGCCGACCCCGTCGCGTTTGCCAAGCGGTTCAGCGACCGTCACACCGGCATCGGCGGCGACGGGCTGATCCTGATGCTCCCGCCGGAGGGCGACGCGGACTGTCGGATGCGAATGTTCAACATCGACGGCTCCGAAGGCGAGATGTGCGGCAACGGCATCCGCTGCGTCGCCAAGCTGTTCCATGACGACGTCCGGCCCGGCGTGGCGACGGTCAACGTCGAGACGCCCGCCGGCCTGCGGCCGATCGAGTTGGCGTTCGACGATGGGGCGGCGGTGGGCGCGACGGTGGACATGGGCGAGCCACGCGTCGGAGCTGAGCACAACGGCGCGGACGCCGAGATCGACGGGCTGACGCTGGTGAGCATGGGCAACCCGCACGCGGTGAAGTTCGTCGACGATCTCGACGCGGTCGACCTGCCGCGCGAGGGGCCGGCGCTGGCGACTGATCCGCGCTTCACCAACGGCATCAATGCACACTTCGTTCAGGTACTCGGCCGCGATCGTTTGCGGGTGTTGCATTGGGAACGGGGTAGCGGACCGACTTTGGCGTGCGGGACCGGGGCGTGCGCGGTGTGCGTCGCTGGCAAGCTCGCGGGGCTCACCGGCGACCGTATCACCGCCGAGGTGCCCGGCGGGGAACTGGTCCTCGAATGGCAGCAGGGCGGCCCGGTGTTGATGACGGGTCCTGCGGTCGAGGTGTTCCGCGGCGTGGTCGTGCAGTAG
- a CDS encoding DUF2339 domain-containing protein, translating into MRDEPDSAGEPSALVVGRLLKRLAELERRVEVLESGEPVDSEEPALVEPIKADEPPVMSDDEVVDEPVALAPVAAEPPPLATPPLPPQPPQRPATNAEPFRMSPLSYEPPAPPRAPVDGGTLEQTIGLKLAGWIGALVVVVGAAMGVKFAHDAGWFGKTPPELRMVLLALAGFGLIGAGEWVYRKVNVLSAVGLFAAGIALLFVVSYTGYGFLDVYSQTTAFVLMAGTALIGAGVAARGRLVSIAIVALLGGHLTPLILGGEVDSLVPLLAHLLMLLVIGLALSVWGNASKWWCVRWFVLATTALWFLALTLTGKQMPTVFAFALANAALLLAEQAASAWRARDSSTAGRLLFAQQSATLSTLVVGGLSLVTVVRFEVSVVSAGWLLGYAAVLAGACVALRRSPALALVAKIFVSLAMVLVIASVPIALGGPAVVLVWSALAVGFAVVAVRLPSVIALVAAVVTWLAAVVHVILGITDTGPAPVRTDIALNLFALDWPTWVLLSAVLMLTGWAIGVLVTMFPAPEDDLDKDVLDRAGQGLVGAGTFVGAAASVSGLPAAAGTSGLLVIAWLLAALDIVRPRVMALVTALVVVAIAAAKWAGVDLLAQRLSDGWTSAQLGYLPVFNPILLLGTLIAGTAVGVVVVRRNRVLGLMRGGTLTPGAVLGGAALLIGFVVLGLCIEADRVVEAWRPDWTLQPGPSHTRQLAFTLLGGLGLLAWFGVVLWRVREPGERRHWLGTSAVVPVVIAVKFLLIDVIASRLFDRGWGVGMPVVNLETAVAVVVMAGLLVWLVYLARGRATGAAMSRAAAPLGLAALMVGLIVGGCEVWRFTQVMGFSGVASQVALSAWSAVFAIGTIVAGFGVGSGRAITGLRHFGLVLLAVTCVKVFIVDLATVSAGWRTVSFIVLGLFLLATSVVYGRFSPKLLGRHAESLVSDRNT; encoded by the coding sequence ATGCGGGATGAACCGGACAGCGCGGGTGAGCCGTCGGCGTTGGTCGTGGGCCGCTTGCTCAAGCGCCTCGCCGAGTTGGAGCGTCGGGTGGAGGTGCTGGAGTCGGGCGAGCCCGTCGACTCGGAGGAGCCCGCCCTCGTTGAGCCGATCAAGGCCGATGAACCGCCGGTGATGTCGGACGACGAGGTTGTCGACGAACCGGTTGCCTTGGCTCCGGTCGCGGCCGAACCGCCGCCGCTGGCAACGCCGCCATTACCGCCGCAGCCTCCACAACGTCCGGCTACGAACGCAGAGCCATTTCGCATGTCGCCGTTGTCCTACGAGCCGCCGGCACCGCCGCGCGCACCGGTTGATGGCGGGACACTCGAGCAGACGATCGGTCTGAAGCTTGCGGGGTGGATCGGTGCGTTGGTGGTGGTCGTCGGCGCGGCGATGGGTGTGAAGTTCGCACACGACGCTGGCTGGTTTGGCAAAACGCCGCCGGAGTTACGGATGGTGCTGTTGGCATTGGCCGGGTTCGGCTTGATCGGCGCGGGCGAATGGGTTTACCGCAAAGTCAACGTCCTCTCGGCGGTAGGGTTGTTCGCGGCGGGGATCGCGCTGCTGTTCGTCGTCAGCTACACCGGTTATGGCTTTCTCGACGTTTACAGCCAGACCACCGCGTTCGTGCTCATGGCCGGGACCGCGCTGATCGGCGCGGGCGTGGCCGCGCGGGGGCGGCTGGTGTCGATCGCCATCGTCGCGTTGCTCGGCGGTCATCTCACGCCGCTCATCCTCGGCGGCGAGGTGGATTCGCTCGTACCGCTGCTCGCGCACCTGCTCATGTTGCTGGTGATCGGATTGGCGTTGTCCGTGTGGGGTAACGCGTCAAAGTGGTGGTGCGTGCGCTGGTTCGTGCTGGCGACGACCGCGTTGTGGTTTCTCGCACTCACGCTTACCGGCAAACAGATGCCGACCGTTTTCGCGTTCGCGCTGGCCAACGCAGCGTTGTTGCTGGCCGAGCAAGCAGCGTCGGCATGGCGAGCACGGGATTCGTCGACGGCGGGGCGGCTCCTCTTCGCGCAACAGTCGGCGACACTTTCCACGCTCGTGGTCGGCGGCTTGTCCTTGGTTACGGTGGTGCGGTTCGAGGTGAGCGTGGTATCGGCGGGTTGGTTGCTCGGCTATGCGGCGGTTTTGGCGGGGGCGTGCGTGGCGTTGCGGCGCTCGCCGGCGTTGGCGTTGGTGGCGAAGATTTTCGTATCGCTGGCGATGGTGTTGGTCATCGCGTCGGTGCCGATCGCGTTGGGCGGGCCGGCGGTGGTGTTGGTGTGGTCGGCGTTGGCGGTCGGTTTTGCGGTGGTGGCCGTGCGGTTGCCTAGCGTGATCGCGTTGGTTGCCGCAGTGGTGACGTGGCTGGCGGCGGTGGTTCACGTCATCCTCGGCATCACCGACACCGGCCCGGCGCCGGTCCGCACCGACATCGCCCTCAACCTTTTCGCCCTCGACTGGCCGACATGGGTGCTGCTCTCGGCGGTGTTGATGCTCACCGGCTGGGCGATCGGCGTCTTGGTGACGATGTTCCCCGCGCCCGAGGATGATTTGGACAAAGACGTGCTCGACCGGGCCGGCCAAGGGTTGGTCGGGGCGGGCACGTTCGTTGGTGCCGCAGCGAGCGTTTCGGGTTTGCCGGCGGCGGCGGGGACGTCCGGGCTGTTGGTGATTGCGTGGTTGCTTGCGGCACTCGACATCGTTCGGCCACGCGTGATGGCGTTGGTGACGGCACTCGTCGTGGTCGCGATCGCTGCCGCAAAGTGGGCCGGCGTTGATCTGCTCGCTCAACGACTTTCCGATGGCTGGACCTCCGCGCAACTCGGCTACCTGCCGGTGTTCAACCCGATCCTGTTGCTCGGCACGCTCATCGCCGGCACGGCGGTCGGGGTTGTGGTTGTACGCCGCAACCGCGTACTCGGGCTGATGCGTGGTGGTACGCTCACGCCGGGCGCGGTGCTCGGCGGCGCGGCCTTGCTGATCGGCTTCGTCGTGCTCGGGCTCTGCATCGAGGCCGACCGCGTCGTTGAAGCGTGGCGGCCCGACTGGACGCTCCAACCGGGTCCGTCGCACACCCGGCAGCTTGCGTTCACGTTGCTTGGTGGGCTTGGCCTGCTCGCGTGGTTCGGCGTCGTGCTTTGGCGTGTGCGCGAGCCGGGCGAGCGTCGGCATTGGCTGGGCACATCGGCCGTTGTGCCGGTCGTGATCGCGGTGAAGTTCCTGCTGATCGACGTGATCGCCAGTCGCTTGTTCGATCGCGGCTGGGGTGTGGGCATGCCGGTGGTCAATCTCGAGACCGCAGTGGCGGTCGTCGTGATGGCGGGCTTGCTTGTTTGGTTGGTTTACCTCGCACGGGGACGGGCCACGGGAGCGGCGATGTCGCGGGCGGCAGCGCCGCTCGGCCTGGCGGCGTTGATGGTCGGTCTGATCGTCGGTGGTTGCGAGGTCTGGCGATTCACACAGGTGATGGGCTTCTCCGGGGTTGCGAGCCAGGTCGCGCTGTCGGCGTGGTCGGCGGTGTTCGCGATCGGCACGATCGTGGCCGGCTTCGGCGTCGGCTCGGGGCGGGCGATCACCGGGCTGCGGCACTTTGGCCTGGTGCTGCTGGCGGTGACGTGCGTGAAGGTGTTCATCGTCGATCTCGCTACGGTCAGTGCCGGCTGGCGGACGGTGTCGTTCATCGTGCTGGGGCTGTTCCTGCTGGCCACGAGCGTGGTTTACGGCCGGTTCAGCCCGAAGCTCCTGGGCCGGCACGCTGAAAGTCTTGTTTCCGATAGGAATACTTGA
- a CDS encoding rhodanese-like domain-containing protein: MKNLALAAVLAFSPVLAVPALAGGCDASPVASEDHGWKSFVTAHDVAGLIALDGVVFVDVRSADEYAAGHIPGAINLPGKEWRTAKAKPGAGDSQYLFRDADGEVDVARYEQLLSAAGIANDHTVVVYGNHAGKGDGSIPAMILDILGHEDVVFFNGVGLDEWRSAGYVVETEPTVLPTSTFVATRAEPDAIWNLDDVQAHLGDDAVVFVDTRSKAEFNGDAAQLTKRGNLRGGRIPGAVLLDYAEHLDKAKRVLDAEILRQQFADRGVTADKTIVLYCQTATRVSLPYLALRDLGYENVVVYDASWHEYGNRPDTVIEGETGMADAETPADSLGG; encoded by the coding sequence ATGAAAAACCTCGCTCTTGCAGCCGTTCTAGCGTTCTCACCCGTCCTCGCCGTGCCAGCTCTGGCGGGGGGATGTGATGCCTCACCGGTCGCATCGGAGGATCATGGCTGGAAGTCGTTCGTGACAGCCCATGATGTCGCCGGTTTGATCGCTCTGGACGGCGTGGTGTTCGTCGACGTCCGGTCGGCGGATGAGTACGCCGCCGGCCACATCCCCGGCGCGATCAACCTCCCCGGCAAAGAGTGGCGGACTGCCAAGGCCAAGCCTGGTGCGGGTGACAGCCAGTACCTTTTCCGCGACGCCGATGGCGAGGTGGATGTGGCCCGTTACGAACAGCTACTCAGCGCCGCCGGCATTGCCAATGACCACACCGTCGTCGTGTACGGCAATCACGCCGGCAAGGGCGACGGGTCGATCCCGGCGATGATCCTCGACATCCTCGGCCATGAAGACGTCGTGTTTTTCAACGGCGTCGGCTTGGATGAATGGCGGTCGGCGGGGTACGTCGTAGAGACGGAGCCGACCGTGCTGCCGACGAGCACGTTCGTTGCGACCCGGGCCGAGCCGGACGCGATCTGGAACCTCGACGACGTTCAGGCCCACCTCGGTGACGACGCAGTCGTGTTCGTCGACACCCGCAGCAAGGCGGAGTTCAACGGCGACGCGGCCCAACTCACCAAGCGCGGCAACCTCCGCGGCGGGCGTATCCCCGGGGCGGTGCTTCTGGATTACGCGGAACACCTCGACAAGGCCAAACGTGTCCTCGACGCCGAGATACTTCGTCAACAGTTCGCCGACCGGGGCGTAACGGCGGACAAGACGATCGTGCTCTACTGCCAGACGGCGACGCGTGTGTCGCTGCCGTACCTCGCACTGCGGGACTTGGGCTACGAGAACGTTGTCGTGTACGACGCAAGCTGGCACGAGTACGGGAACCGGCCTGACACCGTGATTGAGGGCGAGACCGGCATGGCGGACGCCGAGACCCCGGCCGACAGTTTGGGCGGCTGA
- a CDS encoding LptF/LptG family permease, producing MNTLDRYVLGSFLKNYFISLFVLTGLYIVLDMVFQFDEFAIDDSGDGVMGAGSVIGAIASFYFFKAFLFFTQLAAVIPVVAAAFTLMRMSRFNEMTAVLAAGVPLLRVAAPIALSAVAMTFVVLINHELVIPRMIPQLLKEHDQAVQQTSETIRIEALRIGEPDDSPYAGGSTLLYAVLFRPDAPQQPAVMDAMTVLRRDAEDRPAELITADRATWDADTQQWRLVNGRVRTDLDPNQSFTNAALVANVDLNIDPESIELLQSKDYIELLPLSTISQLLSRPQQVKPAALLKVKHFRLSAVVANVVLVLLAIPCVLTREPGQLRRSAFRCLALTGACMGTFFLCQILAGNPPQDPTWASRWPALMAWTPVLIFAPIAVAMLDRIRT from the coding sequence ATGAACACCCTCGACCGCTACGTTCTCGGCTCGTTCTTGAAGAACTACTTCATCAGCCTCTTCGTGCTGACCGGGCTGTACATCGTGCTGGACATGGTGTTCCAGTTCGATGAGTTCGCGATCGACGACTCCGGCGATGGGGTCATGGGTGCTGGCAGCGTCATCGGCGCGATCGCGTCGTTCTACTTTTTCAAGGCATTTCTGTTCTTCACGCAACTCGCGGCGGTCATCCCGGTCGTCGCGGCGGCGTTCACGCTGATGCGGATGTCGCGGTTCAACGAGATGACCGCCGTCCTCGCCGCAGGCGTGCCGCTACTTCGTGTCGCGGCACCGATCGCGCTCTCGGCGGTGGCGATGACGTTCGTCGTGCTAATCAACCACGAACTGGTCATCCCTCGGATGATCCCGCAGCTGCTCAAGGAACATGACCAAGCCGTACAGCAAACCAGCGAGACGATCCGCATCGAAGCCCTTCGGATCGGCGAGCCGGACGACAGCCCGTACGCCGGCGGCTCGACACTGCTGTATGCGGTTCTGTTCCGACCGGACGCGCCGCAACAGCCGGCCGTGATGGACGCGATGACGGTGCTGCGGCGCGACGCCGAGGACCGCCCCGCCGAGCTCATCACCGCAGACCGCGCGACCTGGGACGCCGACACCCAACAATGGCGACTCGTCAACGGCCGAGTGCGGACCGATCTTGATCCAAATCAGTCCTTCACCAACGCCGCGCTCGTCGCCAATGTCGACCTGAACATCGATCCCGAGTCGATCGAACTCCTGCAAAGCAAGGACTACATCGAACTGCTCCCGCTGTCGACGATCAGCCAGCTGCTCTCGCGGCCGCAGCAGGTCAAGCCGGCGGCGTTGCTCAAGGTCAAGCACTTTCGCCTCTCGGCCGTCGTGGCCAACGTGGTCTTGGTGCTGCTGGCGATCCCCTGCGTGCTGACGCGCGAACCGGGACAGTTGCGACGCTCGGCGTTTCGGTGCCTCGCACTGACAGGCGCGTGCATGGGCACGTTCTTCCTGTGCCAAATTCTCGCCGGCAATCCGCCGCAAGACCCGACATGGGCGAGCCGATGGCCGGCGTTGATGGCGTGGACTCCGGTGCTGATCTTCGCACCGATCGCGGTTGCCATGCTCGACCGGATCCGGACATAA
- the mutY gene encoding A/G-specific adenine glycosylase, which produces MTDAPTFRADLLAWYDVHQRTLPWRSERPDPYHVLVSEAMLQQTQVATVIDYFNRFIAELPTVEALAAAEEQVVLRLWQGLGYYRRARNLHAAARTVVDEFEGRVPDTVEALLKLPGVGRYTAGAIASIAHGIPAPIVDGNVQRVLCRLDAITDDPRTTVIQKQLWARAEALVPDERAGAFNSALMELGATVCTPAAPRCLICPVRAYCSAEQRQLTDVIPPTKKSEATPLVERDMYIVTRDTGEVRLEQRPSDGRWANLWQFTTVPRGAAPPLALKNIRAISEVKHALTHRRYHFRVLSADGDGAVAGEWVKWDDLDRYPMPKPHLRARSIVESV; this is translated from the coding sequence GTGACCGACGCGCCGACGTTTCGTGCCGACTTGCTCGCGTGGTACGACGTGCATCAGCGCACCTTGCCTTGGCGGAGCGAACGGCCGGACCCCTATCACGTTCTGGTCTCCGAAGCGATGCTGCAACAGACGCAGGTCGCGACGGTGATCGACTACTTCAACCGGTTCATCGCCGAGTTGCCGACGGTGGAAGCGTTGGCGGCGGCGGAGGAGCAGGTGGTGCTTCGGCTCTGGCAAGGGTTGGGCTACTACCGGCGCGCGCGGAACCTCCATGCGGCGGCACGAACGGTCGTGGACGAATTTGAAGGTCGGGTGCCGGATACGGTCGAGGCATTGCTCAAGCTGCCCGGCGTCGGCCGATACACCGCCGGCGCGATCGCGTCGATCGCACACGGAATTCCCGCGCCGATCGTCGATGGCAACGTGCAGCGTGTGCTGTGTCGGCTCGACGCCATCACCGACGATCCGCGGACCACCGTTATCCAAAAGCAACTCTGGGCGCGGGCCGAAGCACTGGTCCCCGACGAACGGGCTGGTGCGTTCAACAGTGCGCTGATGGAACTAGGTGCGACGGTCTGCACACCGGCCGCGCCGCGTTGCCTGATCTGTCCGGTCCGGGCATACTGCTCGGCCGAGCAACGACAGCTGACCGACGTCATTCCACCCACGAAGAAATCCGAGGCGACGCCGCTGGTCGAGCGCGACATGTACATAGTGACGCGCGACACCGGTGAGGTGCGCCTCGAGCAGCGCCCATCGGACGGACGCTGGGCGAACCTCTGGCAGTTCACGACAGTCCCACGCGGTGCCGCCCCGCCGCTGGCGCTGAAAAACATCCGCGCGATCAGCGAGGTTAAGCATGCGCTGACCCATCGCCGCTACCACTTTCGCGTGCTCAGCGCTGATGGCGACGGCGCTGTCGCGGGCGAGTGGGTGAAATGGGACGATCTGGACCGTTACCCGATGCCTAAGCCACACCTGCGGGCGCGATCGATCGTCGAGTCCGTTTGA
- a CDS encoding sigma-70 family RNA polymerase sigma factor, with translation MPRFKLPQLAELAGAMGFTPVARRLEQLAAAEQLLAEIDADKAYPADFVIYRITGYHPRKSDEKHTKAGSNQTLLTGIALQHDLGLLIETVSDTAGLIAADQCEPVLDINAAAARFDVSTKSIQRWRRKGLAARMFLFPDGKKRVGFLLSSIERYVHGNGAATQPMTPREMDAVVRNARRLSKTCIEEEVCRRIARQSMKAGRPRSPMAVLHVLRWYDEAHPDDRVFVCRKPISKRNRRRVLRGAKRGVSVATMARKLRRPRAMVARVIVDAEARRLAKRKAKFIDDELFRGDDAEATIEALVKAETLAAEAEPVRVPRDLPPYLADLYRTPLLTPARERALFLQYNFYRYRFTQLRKRFDPMLASRRDLEKLKAEAKRATAVKNQIVKANLRLVVSVARKHLRPTLDLMELVSDGNVVLMRAVEGFDVSKGNKFSTYATLALMKGFARSVPAMQSKAAALQAPTRRDTNEFTLDPADTRAAGFLDVQRADEVRELLGRLDATERDVLMARAGVCGDCDGLRDDDAATLDQLAQRLGVSKHRVREIERSALVKLRA, from the coding sequence ATGCCGCGCTTCAAACTGCCCCAGCTTGCGGAGCTGGCCGGTGCGATGGGCTTCACGCCCGTGGCTCGGCGGCTGGAGCAACTCGCCGCGGCTGAGCAGCTTCTGGCCGAAATCGACGCCGACAAAGCCTACCCGGCCGACTTCGTCATCTACCGCATCACCGGCTACCACCCCAGGAAGTCCGACGAGAAACACACCAAGGCCGGCTCCAATCAGACGCTTCTCACCGGTATCGCGCTGCAGCACGACCTCGGTCTGTTGATCGAAACGGTGAGCGACACCGCCGGCCTCATCGCGGCAGACCAATGTGAGCCGGTACTCGACATCAACGCCGCCGCGGCACGATTCGACGTGTCCACCAAGAGCATCCAACGCTGGCGTCGCAAGGGCTTGGCCGCACGGATGTTCCTCTTCCCCGATGGCAAGAAACGCGTCGGCTTTCTGCTCAGCAGCATCGAGCGGTATGTCCACGGCAACGGGGCGGCGACGCAGCCGATGACGCCGCGGGAAATGGACGCGGTAGTCCGCAACGCCCGGCGTCTTTCGAAGACGTGCATCGAGGAGGAAGTCTGCCGTCGGATCGCGCGGCAGTCGATGAAGGCCGGTCGTCCCCGCTCGCCGATGGCGGTGCTGCATGTGCTGCGTTGGTACGACGAGGCACACCCGGACGACCGCGTGTTCGTATGTCGAAAGCCGATCTCCAAACGCAACCGGCGCCGCGTACTCCGTGGCGCGAAGCGCGGGGTTTCGGTCGCAACCATGGCGCGAAAGCTGCGTCGGCCACGGGCAATGGTGGCCCGGGTGATCGTCGACGCCGAAGCTCGCCGGTTGGCCAAGCGCAAGGCGAAGTTCATCGACGATGAGTTGTTCCGTGGCGACGATGCGGAGGCGACGATCGAGGCGTTGGTCAAGGCCGAGACGCTTGCCGCTGAGGCCGAGCCGGTGCGTGTGCCGCGCGATCTGCCGCCGTACTTGGCGGACCTCTACCGGACGCCGCTGCTCACGCCGGCCCGAGAGCGGGCGTTGTTCCTTCAGTACAACTTTTATCGCTATCGCTTCACGCAGCTACGCAAGCGGTTTGACCCGATGCTCGCCAGCCGGCGCGACTTGGAGAAGCTCAAAGCCGAAGCCAAACGTGCGACGGCGGTGAAGAACCAGATCGTTAAGGCGAACCTTCGGCTCGTCGTCAGCGTGGCCCGCAAGCACCTTCGGCCGACGCTCGATCTGATGGAACTCGTGAGTGACGGCAACGTCGTGCTCATGCGGGCCGTCGAGGGCTTCGACGTGAGCAAGGGGAACAAGTTCAGCACCTATGCGACGCTCGCGCTGATGAAGGGTTTTGCCCGCAGCGTGCCGGCGATGCAGAGCAAGGCCGCCGCGTTGCAGGCACCAACCCGCCGCGACACGAACGAGTTCACGCTCGACCCGGCCGACACGCGGGCGGCCGGCTTCCTCGACGTTCAGCGTGCCGATGAGGTTCGCGAACTTCTGGGCCGGCTCGATGCGACCGAGCGTGACGTGCTCATGGCCCGGGCCGGCGTTTGCGGGGATTGCGACGGCCTGCGTGACGATGACGCGGCCACGCTCGATCAACTCGCCCAGCGGCTGGGCGTGAGCAAACATCGTGTCCGTGAAATCGAGCGCTCCGCGCTGGTCAAGCTCCGCGCCTGA
- a CDS encoding dodecin family protein: MSVAKVIELSATSKKSFDNAVENGVKKAAESIRNIKGVWVKEMSADVEDGKISSYRVNIQLTFVLDD; this comes from the coding sequence ATGAGCGTAGCCAAAGTCATCGAGTTGAGTGCGACCAGCAAGAAGAGCTTCGACAACGCCGTCGAGAACGGCGTGAAGAAAGCGGCCGAGTCGATCCGCAACATCAAAGGCGTCTGGGTCAAGGAGATGTCCGCCGATGTCGAGGACGGCAAGATCTCCAGCTACCGCGTGAATATCCAACTCACGTTCGTGCTGGACGACTGA